A window of Nicotiana tabacum cultivar K326 chromosome 24, ASM71507v2, whole genome shotgun sequence contains these coding sequences:
- the LOC107774493 gene encoding uncharacterized protein LOC107774493 gives MREFFAYRIQERKDEVPTILSSGRLFQQFLVDGYAMLESSRLKFIRTYQKQLRVDSYKVLADAILHGDIDPSSQGKRIILPSSFTGGARYMVQNYQDAMTICKWAGYPDLFITFTCNPKWPEITRFVESRDLNYEDRPDILNIDRIISAEIPDEVGDPNYYNAVKNLMMHGPCSYAKKSSPYMQNGRCTNHFPKTRPRFAIPLNPTEDSTCNIKKGSPLTKLIVKAKLIIWDEAPMMHKYYFEALDKTLRDILRFKDPSNLDHSFGGKTIILGSDFRQILFVITKGTRQDVMPPNWDGT, from the exons ATGCGAGAATTTTTCGCTTATAGAATTCAggaaagaaaagatgaagttccCACCATTTtgtcttcaggaagattatttcaGCAATTTTTAGTTGATGGTTATGCAATGTTAGAATCTTCTCGGTTAAAGTTTATAAGGACTTATCAAAAGCAATTAAGAGTTGATTCTTATAAAGTCCTAGCAGATGCTATATTGCATGGTGACATCGATCCTTCATCCCAAGGTAAAAGGATAATTCTACCTTCAAGCTTTACAGGGGGTGCACGATATATGGTTCAGAATTATCAAGATGCTATGACAATATGCAAATGGGCTGGGTACCCTGATCTTTTTATCACATTTACTTGCAATCCTAAGTGGCCAGAGATTACTAGATTTGTGGAGAGCAGAGACTTGAATTATGAAGATCGTCCAGACATTTTAA atattgatcgaataatttcggCAGAAATACCAGATGAAGTGGGTGATCCTAATTATTATAATGCCGTAAAAAATTTAATGATGCATGGTCCATGTAGTTATGCTAAGAAATCTTCTCCTTACATGCAGAATGGTAGATGTACAAATCACTTTCCTAAAAC GAGGCCGAGATTTGCGATCCCTCTAAATCCAACTGAAGATTCAACATGCAATATAAAAAAAGGCAGtcctttgacaaagttgattgTGAAGGCAAAATTGATCATTTGGGATGAGGCACCAATGATGCATAAATACTATTTTGAAGCTCTTGATAAAACGCTTAGAGATATTCTAAGATTTAAGGATCCATCAAATTTAGATCACTCATTTGGAGGTAAAACAATTATTCTTGGAAGTGACTTCAGACAAATCTTGTTTGTAATTACAAAAGGTACTAGGCAAGATGTCATGCCCCCAAACTGGGATGGGACATGA